In the Arachis ipaensis cultivar K30076 chromosome B10, Araip1.1, whole genome shotgun sequence genome, one interval contains:
- the LOC110268451 gene encoding uncharacterized protein LOC110268451, which translates to MKAIIDLRFRELTGTVDVMSSISSLGDTFAMLNDVQVYLNRPSMAGGVCKLDQGCSVSAILMALKKELDNLYASMENGVKEIPTTVIVEKSLFIGRLLFAFQNHSKHIPLILGFPRFWIRGNVFVIGNVPSLVKHSRFGSKPSGSDSPGRQTSLGSKRQTSSAAPALLGAREGTTHELEELNRTIGDLCIRAYNLWILWLSDELSAIVSQDLKQDDALSLSTPWRGWEDTIVKQDQSDENQLEWKHVMTFPFFSFCGDYSLCEN; encoded by the exons ATGAAAGCAATAATTGACTTGAGATTTAGGGAGTTAACTGGTACTGTTGATGTGATGAGCTCGATTTCATCATTAGGGGACACTTTTGCCATGCTGAATGATGTTCAGGTTTACTTGAATAGACCTTCTATGGCTGGTGGAGTTTG TAAGTTGGATCAGGGATGCAGTGTCTCTGCTATATTGATGGCACTGAAAAAAGAGCTTGATAATTTATATGCCTCTATGGAAAATGGCGTCAAGGAGATTCCAACAACTGTCATTGTTGAAAAATCACTTTTTATTGGACGATTGTTGTTTGCATTTCAGAACCATTCGAAGCATATACCCTTGATACTTGGTTTTCCCAGATTTTGGATCCGTGGAAATGTATTTGTTATTGGGAACGTCCCTTCTCTGGTGAAACATTCTAGATTTGGATCCAAGCCTTCAGGCTCTGATAGTCCAGGAAGACAAACAAGCCTTGGCTCTAAAAGGCAAACTTCATCTGCTGCACCTGCCTTGCTTGGAGCAAGAGAAGGTACCACCCATGAATTGGAAGAACTCAATAGAACTATAGGGGATCTTTGCATTAGAGCTTACAACTTATGGATATTATGGCTATCTGATGAACTTTCTGCCATTGTCTCACAAGATCTCAAACAGGATGATGCTTTATCTTTGAGTACACCCTGGAGG GGCTGGGAGGATACCATAGTCAAGCAAGATCAGTCTGATGAGAACCAATTAg AGTGGAAGCATGTTATGacatttccttttttttctttttgtggtGATTATTCTTTATGTGAGAACTAG